A portion of the Fusobacterium nucleatum genome contains these proteins:
- a CDS encoding ABC transporter ATP-binding protein, which translates to MSVNIKIENAQKRYGDNIIIENLSLDIKQGEFFTLLGPSGCGKTTLLRMIAGFNSIEKGNFYFNEKRINDLDPAKRNIGMVFQNYAIFPHLTVEQNVEFGLKNRKVSKEEMKIEIDKFLKLMQIDEYKDRMPERLSGGQQQRVALARALVIKPDVLLMDEPLSNLDAKLRVEMRTAIKEIQNSIGITTVYVTHDQEEAMAVSDRIAVMKDGEIQHLGQPKDIYQRPANLFVATFIGKTNVLKGNLNGSILKVAGKYEVSLNNIKDKNIKGNVVISIRPEEFVIDENQTKDGMRAFIDSSVFLGLNTHYFAHLESGEKIEIVQESKIDSIIPKGAEVYLKVKQDKINVFTEDGSRNILEGVNNDAIGVAYVK; encoded by the coding sequence ATGAGTGTAAACATAAAAATAGAAAATGCTCAAAAAAGATATGGAGATAATATCATAATTGAAAATTTATCTCTTGATATAAAACAAGGAGAGTTTTTTACTCTCCTTGGACCTTCTGGTTGTGGAAAAACTACTTTATTGAGAATGATAGCAGGTTTTAATTCTATTGAAAAAGGAAATTTTTATTTTAATGAAAAAAGAATAAATGATTTAGACCCTGCTAAGAGAAATATTGGAATGGTATTTCAAAACTATGCTATTTTTCCACATTTAACTGTTGAGCAAAATGTAGAATTTGGTTTAAAAAATAGAAAAGTTTCTAAAGAGGAAATGAAAATAGAAATAGATAAATTTTTAAAACTTATGCAAATTGATGAATATAAAGATAGGATGCCTGAAAGATTGTCAGGAGGACAACAACAAAGAGTTGCCTTAGCAAGAGCTTTGGTTATAAAACCTGATGTTCTATTGATGGATGAACCATTAAGCAACTTGGATGCAAAATTAAGAGTGGAAATGAGAACAGCTATAAAAGAAATTCAGAATAGCATTGGAATTACAACAGTCTATGTAACTCATGATCAAGAAGAAGCTATGGCTGTCAGTGATAGAATTGCAGTTATGAAAGATGGTGAAATTCAACATCTAGGACAACCAAAGGATATTTATCAAAGACCAGCAAATTTATTTGTTGCAACTTTTATTGGGAAAACAAATGTGTTAAAAGGAAATCTGAATGGTTCAATTTTAAAAGTGGCTGGAAAATATGAGGTAAGTTTAAATAATATTAAAGATAAAAATATTAAAGGAAATGTTGTTATTTCAATAAGACCAGAAGAATTTGTGATTGATGAAAATCAAACAAAAGATGGAATGAGAGCCTTTATAGATAGTAGTGTATTTTTAGGTTTAAATACTCATTATTTTGCACATTTAGAAAGTGGAGAAAAAATTGAAATAGTTCAAGAATCTAAAATTGATAGTATAATTCCAAAAGGTGCAGAAGTTTATTTAAAAGTAAAACAAGACAAAATAAATGTTTTTACAGAAGATGGATCAAGAAATATTTTAGAAGGTGTTAATAATGATGCAATAGGTGTTGCTTATGTTAAGTAA
- a CDS encoding ABC transporter permease, translating to MLSKKKDIWIVISLCVLAFYIIFMIYPLGILFKNAVIENNGNFTFAYFSKFLSKNYYFSTIFNSFKVSLAATALTLIIGTPLAYFYNMYKIKGKTFLQITIILCSMSAPFIGAYSWILLLGRNGLITNAIKNLTGFNVPSIYGFGGILLVLCLQLYPLVFLYVSGALRNIDNSLLEASENMGCTGTKRFFKIIIPLCIPTILAAALMVFMRAFADFGTPLFIGEGYRAFPVEIYNQFMNETGSDKNFASAVSIIAIIITSLIFLLQRYINGKYKFTMNALHPIEAKEVKGIKSVLIHLYCYLVVFISYAPQLYVIYTSFQNTSGKLFTKGYSLKSYTEAFSKVGNAIQNTFFIGGLALILIIVISILIAYLVVRRNNFVNRTIDTLSMVPYVIPGSVVGIALVSAFNKKPFVLVGTFLIMVISLIIRRNAYTIRSSVAILQQIPISIEEAAISLGASRMKSFFKITTPMMINGIISGALLSWITIITELSSSIILYNYKTITLTLQIYVYVSRGSYGIAAAMSTILTMMTVVSLLIFMKVSKNKNVMM from the coding sequence ATGTTAAGTAAGAAAAAAGATATATGGATAGTAATTTCGTTATGTGTTTTAGCATTTTACATAATATTTATGATTTATCCTTTGGGAATTTTATTTAAAAATGCAGTCATTGAAAATAATGGAAATTTTACTTTTGCTTATTTTTCAAAGTTTTTGAGTAAAAACTATTATTTTTCTACTATATTTAATTCCTTTAAAGTTAGTTTAGCTGCAACAGCTTTAACTTTAATAATTGGAACACCTTTGGCATACTTCTATAATATGTATAAAATAAAAGGAAAAACATTTTTACAAATTACTATAATATTATGTAGTATGTCTGCACCATTTATTGGAGCTTATTCTTGGATTTTATTATTGGGAAGAAATGGATTAATTACTAATGCAATTAAAAACTTAACTGGTTTTAATGTACCTAGTATATATGGATTTGGTGGAATTTTACTTGTTCTATGTCTGCAACTTTACCCCTTAGTTTTTTTATATGTTTCAGGAGCTTTAAGAAACATTGATAATTCATTATTAGAAGCTAGTGAGAATATGGGATGTACAGGAACAAAAAGATTTTTTAAAATAATTATTCCTTTATGTATTCCAACAATATTAGCTGCTGCTCTTATGGTATTTATGAGAGCTTTTGCGGATTTTGGAACTCCTTTATTTATTGGAGAAGGATACAGAGCTTTCCCAGTTGAAATTTATAATCAATTTATGAATGAAACTGGTTCTGATAAGAATTTTGCATCAGCTGTAAGTATTATTGCAATTATAATTACGTCTTTAATTTTCTTATTACAAAGATATATAAATGGAAAATATAAATTTACTATGAATGCTCTTCACCCTATTGAAGCAAAAGAAGTAAAAGGAATAAAATCTGTTTTAATTCATTTATATTGTTATTTAGTAGTTTTTATTTCTTATGCTCCACAGCTTTATGTAATTTATACATCTTTCCAAAATACATCTGGAAAACTTTTTACAAAAGGTTACTCTTTAAAAAGTTATACAGAGGCATTTAGTAAAGTTGGAAATGCTATACAAAATACATTTTTTATTGGAGGACTTGCATTAATTTTAATTATAGTTATTTCCATTTTAATTGCATATCTTGTTGTAAGAAGAAATAATTTTGTTAATAGAACAATAGATACTTTATCTATGGTACCTTATGTTATTCCAGGGTCAGTTGTGGGTATAGCTTTGGTGAGTGCTTTTAATAAAAAACCTTTTGTTTTAGTTGGAACATTTTTGATAATGGTTATATCTTTAATTATAAGAAGAAATGCCTATACTATAAGATCTTCTGTCGCTATTCTTCAACAAATTCCTATTTCTATTGAAGAGGCAGCAATTAGTTTAGGAGCTTCTCGTATGAAGTCATTTTTCAAAATAACAACACCAATGATGATAAATGGTATTATCTCAGGAGCACTTTTAAGTTGGATAACAATTATTACAGAACTTTCATCAAGTATAATTTTATATAACTATAAGACAATTACATTAACATTACAAATATATGTTTATGTATCAAGAGGTAGTTATGGAATAGCTGCAGCAATGTCGACCATTTTGACAATGATGACAGTTGTATCACTATTGATATTTATGAAAGTCTCAAAAAATAAAAATGTAATGATGTAA
- a CDS encoding IS1182-like element ISFnu1 family transposase: MIKPINNNKYFKFFQPKLFYINNDIDNDDPVRLLSAILEEMDFSNLLQVFPNKTKVHPVNMFAVIIYAYSQGKYSTRDIEFLCRDSQRTQYLLNSLNVPSYSTISRFLSKASDIIYELFCQFVEKLFKLSEIPTETIYIDGTKIEAYANKYSFVWKKSTLKYKEKLEENILELIDEFNKYFNKEKELDNIFDIFSYLKKLKIQKIYGRGKRNSKEQLFLEKAQSYVEKFNKYTNYLEILGERNSFSKTDKEATFMRMKEDYMRNGQLKPGYNLQIGVISEYIASYEIFHNPADTKTLIPFLEKTKSQNIEIKNVVADAGYESFPNYEYLEKNNYVSYIKPIYYEKSKTRKYQKNLNRVENLEYDEKENRLFRKDGLELEFQYYGEDGKTIYFKNPETEKIIKYNNEFRRLSKKSKDNIESDLGKQLRMNRSIQVEGAFAVLKEDMKLRKLKVRGKNSTKREIGLFCIAYNFNKYLAKLSRKKQGVVLHPLKTA, translated from the coding sequence ATGATAAAACCAATTAATAATAACAAATATTTTAAATTTTTTCAACCTAAACTTTTTTACATTAACAATGATATTGACAATGATGACCCTGTTAGGCTTCTTAGCGCCATTTTGGAGGAAATGGATTTTTCTAATTTATTGCAAGTTTTTCCTAACAAAACTAAGGTACATCCTGTTAATATGTTTGCTGTAATCATTTATGCTTACTCACAAGGCAAATATTCTACAAGGGACATTGAATTTCTTTGTAGAGATAGTCAAAGAACTCAATACTTGTTAAATTCGCTTAATGTTCCTAGTTATTCAACTATTTCTCGCTTTCTTTCAAAGGCTAGTGATATCATCTATGAATTGTTTTGTCAATTTGTGGAAAAACTTTTTAAATTAAGTGAGATTCCTACCGAAACTATTTACATTGATGGAACTAAAATTGAAGCTTATGCTAATAAATACAGCTTTGTTTGGAAAAAATCTACTTTAAAATATAAAGAAAAACTTGAAGAAAATATACTAGAATTAATTGATGAATTCAATAAATATTTTAATAAAGAGAAAGAATTAGATAATATTTTTGACATTTTTTCATATTTAAAAAAACTTAAAATTCAAAAAATTTATGGTAGAGGTAAAAGAAATAGCAAGGAACAACTATTTTTAGAAAAGGCTCAGTCCTATGTTGAAAAATTCAATAAATATACTAACTATCTAGAAATTTTAGGAGAAAGAAATAGCTTTTCTAAAACTGATAAAGAAGCTACATTTATGAGAATGAAGGAAGATTACATGCGCAATGGACAATTAAAACCAGGGTATAATCTTCAAATTGGTGTAATTAGTGAATATATTGCTTCCTATGAAATTTTCCATAATCCAGCAGATACAAAAACTTTAATTCCATTTCTTGAAAAAACAAAATCTCAAAATATAGAAATCAAGAATGTAGTAGCAGATGCAGGATATGAAAGTTTTCCTAATTATGAATATTTAGAAAAAAATAATTATGTATCTTACATAAAACCAATATATTATGAGAAATCAAAAACTAGAAAATATCAAAAAAATTTAAATAGAGTTGAAAATTTAGAATATGATGAAAAAGAAAATAGGTTATTTAGGAAAGATGGGTTAGAACTAGAATTCCAATATTATGGTGAAGATGGAAAAACAATCTATTTTAAAAACCCAGAAACAGAAAAAATAATAAAATATAATAATGAATTTAGAAGATTATCAAAAAAGTCAAAAGATAATATAGAAAGTGACTTAGGAAAGCAACTAAGAATGAATAGAAGCATTCAAGTAGAAGGAGCTTTTGCAGTATTAAAAGAAGATATGAAACTGCGCAAGTTAAAAGTTAGAGGTAAAAATAGCACAAAGAGAGAAATAGGACTATTTTGTATAGCCTATAATTTTAATAAATATCTTGCAAAATTAAGTAGAAAAAAGCAAGGAGTAGTATTACATCCATTAAAAACAGCTTAA
- the recJ gene encoding single-stranded-DNA-specific exonuclease RecJ codes for MKKNTKWILENKTNYEKIFEDKREKKLDFIIEDLIENRNLSLDTNFDFNPFDLKDMDIATQRIFEAIKNNQKIYIYGDYDVDGITSVSLLYLAFSELGANVNYYIPLRDEGYGLNKEAIQILKNENADLVISVDCGINSIEEINFANELNLDFIITDHHEITGGIPKALAVINPKREENIYSFKYLAGVGTAFMLIYALYTQMNKLNDLEKYLDIVAIGTVADIVPLVSDNRKFVKKGLETLKNTKWIGIKQLLRKIFPDNWDTKEYFAYDIGYIIAPIFNAAGRLEDAKQAVSLFVEEDGFKCLSIIDKLLENNTERKDIQKKILEMSIAEIEKKQLYNKNLILVANKAFHHGVIGIVASKILDKYYKPTIIMEIKESEGVATASCRSIGDLNIVECLNSVSDILVKYGGHSGAAGFTIKIENIEEFYVRIDRYVEENFDKDLFIKKLKIEKILAPYKVNYEFLKELEILEPYGAKNHTPVFAFRNCQYENLRFTKNSTEHLMLDIKKDGYYFKNCIFFGGGDYYDIISSSKEIDIAFKLKLETFKDRYMCKLQLEDVKNSIENSKFEDDYLELNGKDISFPIETVVYPKRLDIEEPLNLIFNDYGVAITKDRTIIENIDNNLAKILTILKNKFYYEFSVKIKKKYLKTENINLHLEIDTLKNETLKSFPLKDALIFKEIKNLLIRNFEYNSIQKKVLASIFKDKKKTLVVMDRKRGATTIIDTIKCYCKYRNLSFSINNGKEKADFYIFENFTEMEEINSLITNNILVISNEDMEVSGFNKIIDDYTIPNNIKCVDYHDISILKRNNSLYYPFLTDEEKNNILELIDKNKDVFSTREIIVHF; via the coding sequence ATGAAAAAAAATACAAAATGGATTTTAGAGAATAAAACTAATTATGAAAAAATTTTTGAAGATAAAAGAGAAAAAAAATTAGACTTTATTATTGAAGATTTAATTGAAAATAGAAATCTATCTCTCGATACAAATTTTGATTTTAATCCTTTTGATTTAAAAGATATGGATATAGCTACTCAAAGAATTTTTGAGGCTATAAAAAATAATCAGAAAATTTATATCTATGGAGATTATGATGTAGATGGGATAACTTCTGTTTCTCTTTTATATTTAGCATTTTCTGAGCTAGGTGCAAATGTAAATTACTATATACCTTTAAGAGATGAAGGCTATGGTTTAAATAAAGAAGCAATACAAATTTTAAAAAATGAGAATGCAGATTTGGTTATAAGTGTGGATTGTGGAATAAATTCAATAGAAGAAATTAATTTTGCTAATGAATTAAATTTAGATTTTATAATAACTGATCACCATGAAATAACTGGGGGTATACCAAAAGCACTTGCAGTTATAAATCCTAAAAGGGAAGAAAATATATATTCTTTTAAATATCTTGCAGGAGTAGGAACTGCTTTTATGTTAATATATGCACTATATACTCAAATGAATAAATTAAATGACTTAGAAAAATATTTAGATATTGTTGCAATAGGTACAGTTGCAGATATTGTTCCTCTGGTTTCAGATAACAGAAAATTTGTAAAAAAAGGTTTAGAAACTTTAAAAAATACTAAATGGATAGGAATTAAGCAATTACTTAGAAAGATATTTCCTGACAATTGGGATACAAAAGAATATTTTGCCTATGATATAGGCTATATTATTGCACCAATTTTTAATGCTGCTGGGCGTTTAGAAGATGCAAAACAGGCTGTAAGCCTGTTTGTAGAAGAAGATGGTTTTAAATGCCTTTCAATTATTGATAAACTTTTAGAAAATAATACTGAAAGAAAAGATATTCAAAAGAAAATTTTAGAAATGTCTATTGCTGAGATTGAAAAAAAACAATTATATAATAAAAATTTAATTTTGGTTGCAAATAAGGCATTTCATCATGGTGTTATTGGAATAGTTGCTTCAAAGATTTTAGATAAATACTATAAGCCAACTATAATTATGGAAATTAAGGAAAGTGAAGGTGTTGCTACTGCTTCTTGTAGAAGTATTGGTGATTTAAATATAGTTGAATGTTTAAATTCTGTTTCTGATATTTTAGTTAAATATGGAGGACATTCAGGAGCAGCAGGTTTTACAATAAAAATAGAAAATATAGAAGAATTTTATGTAAGAATAGATAGATATGTAGAAGAAAATTTTGATAAGGATTTATTTATAAAGAAATTAAAAATAGAAAAAATCCTAGCACCTTATAAAGTAAACTATGAATTTTTAAAAGAATTAGAAATTTTAGAGCCTTATGGAGCTAAAAACCATACTCCTGTCTTTGCTTTTAGAAATTGCCAATATGAAAATTTAAGATTTACCAAAAATAGTACTGAACATTTAATGTTAGATATAAAAAAAGATGGATACTATTTTAAAAACTGTATATTTTTTGGTGGTGGAGATTATTATGATATTATTTCAAGTTCAAAAGAAATTGATATAGCTTTTAAATTAAAATTAGAAACATTTAAAGATAGATATATGTGTAAATTGCAACTTGAAGATGTTAAAAATTCTATTGAAAATAGTAAATTTGAGGATGATTATTTGGAATTAAATGGAAAAGATATTTCTTTTCCAATAGAAACAGTTGTATATCCTAAAAGACTAGATATAGAGGAGCCTTTAAATCTAATTTTTAATGATTATGGTGTAGCGATAACTAAAGACAGGACAATTATTGAAAATATAGACAATAATTTAGCAAAAATTTTAACTATTTTAAAAAATAAATTTTATTATGAATTTTCTGTAAAAATTAAAAAGAAGTATTTAAAAACTGAAAACATAAATTTACATTTAGAGATTGATACTTTAAAAAATGAAACTTTAAAATCTTTCCCATTAAAAGATGCTTTAATATTTAAAGAAATTAAAAATCTTTTAATTAGAAATTTTGAATATAATTCAATACAGAAAAAAGTACTTGCTTCAATTTTTAAAGATAAGAAAAAAACTTTAGTGGTTATGGATAGAAAAAGAGGAGCAACGACAATAATTGACACCATAAAATGTTACTGTAAATATAGAAATTTAAGCTTTTCTATAAATAACGGAAAAGAAAAAGCAGATTTTTATATCTTTGAAAATTTTACTGAGATGGAAGAAATTAATTCTTTAATAACGAATAATATTCTTGTAATTTCTAACGAAGATATGGAAGTTAGTGGATTTAATAAAATTATAGATGATTATACTATACCTAATAATATTAAATGTGTTGATTATCATGATATAAGTATTTTAAAAAGAAATAATAGTCTGTATTATCCATTTTTAACTGATGAAGAAAAAAATAATATATTAGAGTTAATAGATAAAAATAAAGATGTATTTTCTACAAGAGAAATAATTGTACATTTTTAG
- the lepB gene encoding signal peptidase I, producing the protein MKTIFYGVFYFFLTVFFIYIFVKEKDLAKKFDAHRENFVNKIIEKYNIKNENNIKYFKKSLYYIETLGTALILVVIIQRFYIGNFKIPTGSMIPTIEVGDRVFADMVSYKFTTPKRNSIIVFKEPIQDKVLYTKRAMGLPGERIKIEEDVLYINGEKTDFRRYSNLGIGDKEWKIPQKNDKLQIIPAGNYNEAYKSVSFDIAEVQKKLKNNSSLIYELMPNLKFVVNGEETGPILDFIHDKDILDKLMRGETIEITLKDNYYLALGDNTDNSFDSRYWGFVKESRIRGRALVRFWPLNRMGLVK; encoded by the coding sequence ATGAAAACAATATTTTATGGAGTATTTTATTTTTTTCTAACAGTTTTTTTCATTTACATATTTGTAAAAGAAAAGGATTTAGCTAAAAAATTTGATGCTCATAGAGAAAACTTTGTTAATAAAATAATAGAAAAATATAATATAAAAAATGAAAATAACATTAAATATTTCAAAAAAAGTCTTTATTATATTGAAACATTAGGAACAGCACTTATTTTAGTTGTAATTATCCAAAGATTTTATATAGGAAATTTCAAAATCCCTACTGGTTCAATGATACCTACAATAGAAGTAGGAGATAGAGTTTTTGCAGATATGGTTTCATATAAATTTACAACACCAAAAAGAAATAGTATTATAGTTTTTAAAGAACCCATACAAGATAAAGTTTTATATACAAAAAGAGCTATGGGATTGCCAGGTGAAAGAATAAAAATAGAAGAAGATGTCCTATATATAAATGGGGAGAAAACAGATTTTAGAAGATATAGCAATTTAGGAATTGGAGATAAGGAATGGAAAATCCCTCAAAAAAATGATAAATTACAAATTATCCCTGCTGGAAACTATAATGAAGCATATAAATCTGTTTCTTTTGATATAGCTGAAGTTCAAAAAAAATTAAAAAATAATTCCTCTTTAATTTATGAACTTATGCCTAATTTAAAATTTGTTGTAAATGGAGAAGAAACTGGACCAATTTTAGATTTTATCCATGATAAAGATATTTTGGATAAACTTATGAGAGGAGAAACTATTGAAATTACACTAAAGGATAATTATTATTTAGCATTAGGAGATAATACAGATAATAGTTTTGACTCAAGATACTGGGGCTTTGTAAAAGAAAGTAGAATAAGGGGAAGAGCTTTAGTTAGATTTTGGCCTTTAAATAGAATGGGATTAGTAAAATAA
- the galE gene encoding UDP-glucose 4-epimerase GalE — MQTILVTGGAGYIGSHAVVELLDNNYNVVVIDTLENGFKEFVDKRAKFYQGNVQDYELMSRIFQENKIEAVMHFAGYIRVPESVDDPNKYYLNNTYTTMCLIQSMVKHNIKNIIFSSTAAVYGEITEDNPIDEKHSTIPINPYGASKLMSERIIRDCAKAYGLNYSIFRYFNVAGAHEKYPIGQKGAGVTSLITLTLQAAKDSNRILEVFGDDFPTKDGTGIRDYIHVVDLVKAHVLSLKLLFKNESNIFNLGNGNGFSVLETVEAARKVTNKEIICKIAARRKGDPACVIASSEKAKKILGWKAQYTNVEKIIETGWHFVEKQ; from the coding sequence ATGCAAACAATCCTAGTTACAGGGGGGGCAGGGTATATTGGTTCTCATGCTGTTGTAGAATTATTAGATAATAATTATAATGTTGTAGTTATTGATACATTAGAAAACGGATTTAAAGAATTTGTGGATAAAAGAGCTAAATTTTACCAAGGGAATGTTCAAGATTATGAACTAATGTCTAGAATATTTCAAGAAAATAAGATAGAAGCTGTTATGCATTTTGCTGGTTATATAAGAGTTCCAGAAAGTGTAGATGATCCTAATAAATATTATTTAAACAATACTTATACAACTATGTGTTTAATACAATCAATGGTAAAACATAATATTAAAAACATAATTTTTTCTTCAACAGCAGCAGTCTATGGAGAAATTACAGAAGATAACCCTATTGATGAAAAGCATTCAACAATCCCTATTAATCCATATGGTGCAAGTAAATTAATGTCTGAAAGGATTATCAGGGACTGTGCCAAAGCATACGGATTAAACTATTCTATTTTTAGATATTTTAATGTTGCTGGAGCACATGAAAAATACCCTATTGGTCAAAAGGGAGCAGGAGTAACATCACTTATAACTTTAACTTTACAAGCTGCAAAAGATTCAAATAGAATTTTAGAAGTTTTTGGTGATGATTTTCCAACAAAAGATGGTACCGGAATTAGAGACTATATTCATGTAGTGGATTTGGTAAAAGCACATGTCTTATCTCTGAAATTACTATTTAAAAATGAAAGCAATATTTTCAATCTTGGTAATGGAAATGGTTTTTCCGTATTAGAAACTGTTGAAGCAGCTCGTAAAGTAACTAATAAAGAAATTATATGTAAAATAGCTGCTAGAAGAAAAGGTGATCCTGCATGTGTTATTGCTTCTTCAGAAAAAGCCAAAAAAATATTAGGTTGGAAAGCTCAATATACTAATGTTGAGAAAATTATTGAAACAGGTTGGCATTTTGTAGAAAAACAATAA
- a CDS encoding ABC transporter substrate-binding protein: MKKFIKFLLMSMGMIFMLVACGGDKEKTEATPETQGSNELVIYSPNADDEVNKIIPAFEEATGIKVILQSMGSGDVLARISAEKENPQADINWGAISMGVLATTPDLWESYTSENEKNVPDAYKNTTGFFTNYKLDGSAALLVNKDVFKKLGLDPEKFNGYKDLLWPELKGKIAMGDPTASSSAIAELTNMLLVMGEKPYDEKAWEFIEKFIGQLDGTILSSSSQIYKATADGEYAVGVTYENPAVTLLQDGATNLKLVYPEEGSVWLPGAAAIVKNAPHMENAKKFIDFLISDEGQKVVAETSTRPVNTSIKNTSEFIRPFDEIKVAYEDIPYCAEHRKEWQERWTNILTK, translated from the coding sequence ATGAAAAAGTTTATTAAATTTTTATTGATGTCAATGGGTATGATTTTTATGCTTGTTGCTTGTGGAGGAGATAAAGAAAAAACAGAAGCAACACCTGAAACTCAAGGATCAAATGAATTAGTAATTTATTCACCAAATGCTGATGATGAAGTAAATAAAATAATTCCAGCTTTTGAAGAAGCTACTGGAATAAAAGTTATTTTACAATCAATGGGAAGTGGAGATGTTCTTGCAAGAATTTCTGCTGAAAAAGAAAATCCTCAAGCTGATATTAACTGGGGAGCTATAAGTATGGGTGTACTTGCAACAACTCCTGATTTGTGGGAAAGCTATACTTCTGAAAATGAAAAAAATGTTCCTGATGCATATAAAAATACTACTGGTTTCTTTACAAACTACAAATTAGATGGTAGTGCAGCATTACTTGTAAATAAGGATGTATTTAAAAAATTAGGACTAGATCCTGAAAAATTTAATGGATATAAAGATTTATTATGGCCAGAATTAAAAGGAAAAATTGCAATGGGTGACCCAACAGCAAGTAGTAGTGCAATAGCAGAACTTACAAATATGTTACTTGTTATGGGAGAAAAACCTTATGATGAAAAAGCTTGGGAGTTTATTGAAAAATTTATTGGACAATTAGATGGAACAATTTTATCTTCATCTTCTCAAATTTATAAAGCTACTGCTGATGGAGAATATGCAGTTGGAGTTACTTATGAAAATCCAGCAGTAACATTACTTCAAGATGGAGCTACTAATTTGAAACTTGTTTATCCAGAAGAAGGTTCTGTATGGTTACCAGGAGCTGCTGCAATAGTTAAAAATGCACCTCATATGGAAAATGCAAAGAAATTTATTGATTTCTTAATTTCAGATGAAGGACAAAAAGTTGTTGCTGAAACTTCAACAAGACCAGTAAATACTTCTATTAAAAATACAAGTGAATTTATAAGACCATTTGATGAAATTAAAGTTGCCTATGAAGATATTCCTTACTGTGCAGAACATAGAAAAGAATGGCAAGAAAGATGGACTAATATATTAACAAAATAG